The Numida meleagris isolate 19003 breed g44 Domestic line chromosome 7, NumMel1.0, whole genome shotgun sequence genome contains a region encoding:
- the LOC110402678 gene encoding LOW QUALITY PROTEIN: spidroin-2-like (The sequence of the model RefSeq protein was modified relative to this genomic sequence to represent the inferred CDS: inserted 2 bases in 1 codon), whose translation MGLPSVVLDALSFEIFKSQLTSPKQKQPAPPTASRAGAAGAAAARRDGNTAVVSQQQNNAHADIGRRRRSDGPGRAGPGRAGPAGGPGAGLVSPAGRDALVPPQRSAPSAPWQHRPVAAERRPVSQRLCGSSVRPHLASLXGPGSVCGSAWRGGGGCERGRDGGSGGSRERHGEGPVGAAGCGKAAAGDGSETRSSRCVAWWVVLHEVRDAWLEGGRALATRCG comes from the exons atGGGCTTACCTAGTGTTGTGCTTGATGCCCTGTCCTTTGAGATTTTCAAG TCCCAGCTGACGTCCCCCAAACAGAAGCAGCCCGCACCGCCCACCGCATCACgagcgggggctgcgggggctgcGGCCGCGCGGCGCGACGGGAACACGGCAGTTGTTagccagcagcaaaacaacGCGCACGCCGACATTGGTCGGCGCAGGAGAAGCGacgggccgggccgggccgggccgggccgggccgggccggcaggagggccgggagcggggctggTGTCACCGGCGGGGCGGGACGCGCTGGTCCCTCCGCAGCGCTCAGCGCCCTCTGCGCCCTGGCAGCACCGCCCCGTGGCAGCGGAGCGTCGGCCCGTGAGTCAGAGGCTTTGCGGGAGCTCCGTGCGGCCTCATCTGGCGTCCCT GGGGCCCGGCTCTGTCTGCGGCTCCGCGTGGCGGGGAGGCGGTGGCTGCGAGAGGGGCCGCGACGGGGGCTCGGGCGGGAGCCGGGAGCGTCACGGTGAGGGACCAGTGGGAGCTGCCGGCTGTGGGAAAGCGGCGGCAGGAGACGGGAGCGAAACGAGGAGCAGCCGGTGCGTTGCGTGGTGGGTGGTTCTTCACGAGGTGAGAGATGCGTGGCTGGAAGGCGGAAGGGCTTTAGCGACCAGGTGTGGCTGa
- the LOC110402679 gene encoding cytochrome P450 2J2-like: MEEEKGQPFDPHYKINSAVSNIICSITFGNRFDYHDSNFQELLHLLAETLLLIGSFWGQLYNAFPLIMRWLPGPFKKIFSHWEKLQRFVRGVIAKHKEDLDQSDSGDYIDCYLKEIEKSKGDTNSYFHEENLLCSTLDLFLTGTETTATAIRWALLYMATYPHIQEKVQLEIDTVIGQCRQPAMEDKEHMPYTSAVLSEVLRMGNIVPLGVPRMSTSNTTLAGYHVPKGTTLMTSLTSIMFDKNVWETPDTFNPEHFLENGQYRRREAFLPFSAGKRACPGEQLARTELFIFFTALLQKFTFQAPSATVLSFAFTLSLTRCPKPFQLCALSRC; the protein is encoded by the exons atggaggaagagaagg GGCAACCATTCGACCCTCATTACAAAATTAATAGTGCTGTTTCGAAcattatctgttccataacttTTGGGAACCGCTTTGACTACCATGACAGCAACTTCCAGGAATTACTGCACTTGCTCGCGGAAACACTGCTGCTGATAGGAAGTTTCTGGGGCCAG CTGTataatgcttttcctttgaTAATGAGATGGCTACCGGGGCCCTTCAAGAAAATCTTCAGCCACTGGGAGAAACTTCAGCGTTTTGTGAGGGGAGTGATTGCAAAACACAAGGAGGACTTGGACCAGTCTGACTCAGGAGATTACATCGACTGTTACttaaaggaaatagaaaag TCTAAGGGTGACACCAACTCCTATTTCCATGAGGAAAACCTGCTCTGCTCCACCCTGGACCTCTTCTTGACTGGGACTGAGACGACAGCAACCGCCATCCGCTGGGCTCTGCTCTACATGGCCACGTACCCCCACATTCAGG AGAAAGTACAGCTTGAAATTGATACTGTGATTGGCCAGTGCCGCCAGCCCGCCATGGAGGACAAGGAGCACATGCCCTACaccagtgcagtgctgagcgAAGTGCTGCGAATGGGCAACATCGTGCCATTGGGAGTGCCCAGGATGTCCACCAGCAACACCACCCTGGCTGGCTACCATGTGCCCAAG GGTACCACGCTGATGACCAGCCTGACTTCAATAATGTTTGACAAAAATGTGTGGGAGACTCCAGACACCTTTAATCCTGAACACTTCCTGGAGAATGGCCAGTACAGGAGGCGGGAGGCTTTCCTGCCCTTCTCAGCAG GCAAGCGTGCCTGTCCTGGTGAGCAGCTGGCCAGAACCGAGCTCTTCATCTTCTtcactgccctgctgcagaaGTTCACCTTCCAGGCACCGTCTGCCACCGTGCTGAGCTTTGCCTTCACTCTCAGCCTCACACGCTGCCCCAAGCCCTTCCAGCTCTGCGCCCTGTCTCGCTGCTGA